Genomic DNA from Candidatus Methylacidiphilales bacterium:
AGCCACTCTGGCAAGGCCAACACCGCACCCGACAACGGAAGCTGAAAGCCCACCACATACAAAGCCGTAAGGGATGCCCGCTCCGGCGACCGCGCCCATGACGAAATCGCCAGGCACGTCATCGTCACGCTAAAATTCAGTGCCCACAAGATCAACGTCTGTTCCCCCACTTCACCAGGAAAACCACACACCCATTTCACAAAACCTGCCATCCATGCAGATTGCACAGCCGTTAGCAATCCCAGAAACATAAACTTCGATACTCCGTATGCCGTAGGTGACATCCCACTCAACCGATCTTTCTCGTAGAGCAACCGCTCTGCCGCCACCTCTCGAGCCCCGTTATTACTAGCCATTAAGGCTAACAAAATCACTTGAAACATCACCAAGCCCGACACCAAGCTGCCGACTTTCATCCCTTGCACCGTAAAATTAAGCCGTTCCTTCAGCTCCACAAAGAAACTTTCACTCCTTTCCATCGACATATTCTGAATCTGCGGCAACCCATCCCATGCAAAGAGCACGACCAAAGCTGGGAAGCTAATCAAAATCAACACTTGCAACCCCAACGTCCCTCTATCCCTGAAAAACAAACGCCAACGCCACCGCGTCAAAATCCAAATCTGTGCAACCACTCCCGGCACGCCGTCCCCTGTCGGCTCTTTCCCAGAGCCTTCTTGCTCATACTGCTTCTCGTCATTTGCTTTTTCAAGCTTTGACGGCTCAATCTCTCCTAGCGTTTCGCTCATGCGGTTCGGACATGGCTCCCCAAGCTCATGAGCATAACTCTCCCGGGATGCCTTCCAATACCGGCCCCACTCCTGAGGCGTTGCATCATTGAGCCTCGAATAAATCTGCTCCGCATGCTCCACGCTCAGATAATTCAAAAGCGACGCCGGATGACCCTGAAATACAACGTAACCCCCGTGCAACAACGTCACGCTATCGTAAAACTCCAAATGTTCCAGACTATGCGTTACGCTCAGCACCAGGCGCTCCTCCTCGTGCGCCAGCCGCCACAGCAGCCGCACAATTTCATCCTCCGATCGTGGATCGAGGCCGCTGGTCACCTCATCGCACAAAATTAACGGAGGATCACTGAGCAACTCTAGCGCCAATCCCAACCGCCGCCTTTGTCCCCCTGAGAGCACTCTTACTTCTCTATCCCGAATTTCTCTCAAGCCCACCTCTTCCAACACGCGGTCCACGCGATCCCTTCGTTCCTCGCTTGACAAGCCGCCGCACCGCAAAGACAACGTCAACTCCAAATTCTCCTCCACCGTCAAAACGTCCCGCGCCATGCTAAATTGCGGCACGTAGCCCAAATCCCCCAACGGAATATCGCACACTTTCACGTCCTTTCCCTGCCACAAAATCTCACCCTCCTCGTAATCCAAAATCCCAGCCAGCGTCTTCAAAAGCGTCGTCTTCCCACAGCCAGACGGCCCTAAAATCGCCCCCAAATGTTTCCTTGGCCAGCTCAAATGCACCTGTTTCAGTAGAGAAACCTCGCCGTCACGCAAAAAAACCGACAATCCACGCACCTCGAGCATAACCAATCCTCTTATCACACGACACGAATCCACCGCTGGCAAGCCTCAATCACCCCCACGCACAAAAGCATCGCCAAAAACAAAAATTCGTTTAACCTTAAATCTTGCTTTACGACCTCGATCCGCGCCAAGCTGCAACAAAGGACAGGTGGCTGAGTGGTTGAAGGCACCTGACTCGAAATCAGGCGTGGTCGCAAGGCCACCGTGGGTTCGAATCCCACCCTGTCCGATTGCTCGACTCTCTCCCTTATCGATTGCGTAGGTGGATGATTGCGTGGGTAGATAACTCATCCAGCCATGGTCCAAGTCGCGAACAAACAGCAAACTGAGCGTAACCTTCAGATCCAGGGAGTGCTTGCAGAACAACCTCTCCCCACACTATTTCACCTTACACTCTCAGAATACAATAAAATCGTAATAACATTTCTATTGAACTGATATTGAAAAACATACGTAAGTATCGCTCAGCCCGCTGCCCCCGGCTTGATTCCAGCCTATTATTGATACTGGTAGCATCGTTTGAGAGAATTTGAATAAATAAAGAAAAGAACTTGACACAAATGTTACAATCTGTGTAAAAAGTGCCTCATGGATTTTATGGAGGACTTGATCTGTCAAGCCCAAAAAAAGCAAACCAGAAAAAAAATAAAAAAATCACTTGCCAAAGCACGAATTCGTTACAGATTATCGTTGCTATGAAAATAAATCTAAGCAAAATCTTCGGAATATCATTAGTCGTGCTTGGCACAACATCCTCTCTGGAATCACAGACAGTTACTACGGCCCCGGTCGGATTTGTTCGATATAATGCGCTTGCCAACTCTGATATATACGTCACGCCTCCATTTGAGCGACCAGCCTTTTGGTCTGGCACCATCGCCTCCGTCTCGGGTAATGTCGTTACTTTAAATAATGCTTCCCTGACGCCTAATCAACTTGTCTACGCCGCTGGCACCCAGCCCAACACTTACTACCTCCGCATTGGGAGCCACAGCAGCATCAATCCAAAAGAAGGCAATTACTACACCATCACCGCCAACGGCACAAATACCGTTACGCTTGACCTTGCCGGCGATAATATCTCCTCCATCGCCCCCGGCACCAAGGCTAAGATTATACCTTATTGGACACTCAATACCTTGTTTCCTAATGGACAGGGAATCAACGCATCTCCGTCTGAGTTTTCAATACAAACTCGTGTGATTGTCCCCAATATATTGGCTAATGGGATTAATCTCCCTGCATCCTCCATATTTTATTACCTAGGGCCACAATCTCAATGGCGAAAGATTGGTTCGACTGCCAACCAAAACGATACAATCATCAATCCAGATAACTACGTTATAATTCGTTCAGCTGCGTCGCCTTCGCAATTTGCCATTGCAGGTAATGTATCCATGGAAAAGAACGCCTACTGGCTTAGGACCCAAAATTCCCAGTCTCAAGATAATCCATTAGGGCTACCGCGTCCAATGCCGGTTAAACTGGTTGATGCAGGCTTTATCTCTTCCGGTGCATTTGCATCCAGTCCTAGTGAGTTCAACATTACCGACAGGCTTATAGTGTTTGACAACA
This window encodes:
- a CDS encoding ATP-binding cassette domain-containing protein, with product MLEVRGLSVFLRDGEVSLLKQVHLSWPRKHLGAILGPSGCGKTTLLKTLAGILDYEEGEILWQGKDVKVCDIPLGDLGYVPQFSMARDVLTVEENLELTLSLRCGGLSSEERRDRVDRVLEEVGLREIRDREVRVLSGGQRRRLGLALELLSDPPLILCDEVTSGLDPRSEDEIVRLLWRLAHEEERLVLSVTHSLEHLEFYDSVTLLHGGYVVFQGHPASLLNYLSVEHAEQIYSRLNDATPQEWGRYWKASRESYAHELGEPCPNRMSETLGEIEPSKLEKANDEKQYEQEGSGKEPTGDGVPGVVAQIWILTRWRWRLFFRDRGTLGLQVLILISFPALVVLFAWDGLPQIQNMSMERSESFFVELKERLNFTVQGMKVGSLVSGLVMFQVILLALMASNNGAREVAAERLLYEKDRLSGMSPTAYGVSKFMFLGLLTAVQSAWMAGFVKWVCGFPGEVGEQTLILWALNFSVTMTCLAISSWARSPERASLTALYVVGFQLPLSGAVLALPEWLESYVQPFVAAYWGWSGYLQTLQATRFYDLVVMVSQTELSPWMHCMWVLMCHGLISAVAVWMGLQQCMWE
- a CDS encoding TIGR02597 family protein, with the translated sequence MPHGFYGGLDLSSPKKANQKKNKKITCQSTNSLQIIVAMKINLSKIFGISLVVLGTTSSLESQTVTTAPVGFVRYNALANSDIYVTPPFERPAFWSGTIASVSGNVVTLNNASLTPNQLVYAAGTQPNTYYLRIGSHSSINPKEGNYYTITANGTNTVTLDLAGDNISSIAPGTKAKIIPYWTLNTLFPNGQGINASPSEFSIQTRVIVPNILANGINLPASSIFYYLGPQSQWRKIGSTANQNDTIINPDNYVIIRSAASPSQFAIAGNVSMEKNAYWLRTQNSQSQDNPLGLPRPMPVKLVDAGFISSGAFASSPSEFNITDRLIVFDNTTTGINKPAKAVYYYTNNQWRKVGSTGNAGNDEINLYEGVVIRKAPVTNGPTIVGINSPNY